From one Flavobacteriales bacterium genomic stretch:
- a CDS encoding RNA polymerase sigma factor RpoD/SigA → MRQLKITKSITNRESQSLDKYLQEIGKEGLITADMEVELARRIKEGDGKALEKLVKANLRFVVSVAKQYQNQGLSLPDLINEGNLGLIKAAQRFDETRGFKFISYAVWWIRQSILQALAEQSRIVRLPLNQVGSLNKINKAFAKLEQEFERPPSADELAASLDLPPEKVADTMKVSGRHISMDAPFVEGESNSLLDVLPNNDSTPADRLLLNESLSKEIERALSTLTERERDVVKLFFGIGINHGLTLEEIGAKFDLTRERVRQIKEKAIRRLRHTSRSKLLKAYLG, encoded by the coding sequence ATGCGTCAACTCAAGATTACCAAGTCGATCACCAACCGGGAAAGCCAGTCGCTGGACAAGTACCTGCAGGAAATCGGCAAAGAAGGCCTGATCACCGCCGACATGGAGGTGGAACTGGCCCGGCGCATCAAAGAAGGTGATGGGAAAGCGCTGGAAAAGCTGGTAAAGGCCAACCTCCGCTTCGTGGTATCGGTGGCCAAGCAGTACCAGAACCAGGGCCTGAGCCTCCCCGACCTGATCAACGAGGGCAACCTTGGCCTGATCAAGGCGGCGCAGCGATTCGATGAGACCCGCGGCTTCAAGTTCATCAGCTATGCCGTGTGGTGGATCCGCCAGAGCATCCTGCAGGCCTTGGCCGAGCAGAGCCGCATCGTGCGCCTGCCGCTGAACCAGGTGGGCTCGCTCAACAAGATCAACAAGGCCTTCGCGAAGCTCGAGCAGGAGTTCGAGCGCCCGCCCAGCGCGGATGAGCTGGCCGCCAGCCTCGACCTGCCTCCGGAGAAGGTGGCCGACACCATGAAGGTGAGCGGCCGCCACATCAGCATGGATGCGCCTTTCGTGGAAGGCGAGAGCAACAGCCTGCTGGATGTGCTGCCCAACAATGACAGCACCCCAGCCGACCGCCTGCTCCTGAACGAATCGCTGAGCAAGGAGATCGAGCGCGCCTTGAGCACCCTCACCGAGCGCGAGCGCGATGTGGTGAAGCTCTTCTTCGGCATCGGCATCAACCACGGCCTCACGTTGGAGGAGATCGGCGCCAAGTTCGACCTCACCCGTGAGCGTGTGCGCCAGATCAAGGAAAAGGCGATCCGGCGATTGAGGCATACCAGCCGCAGCAAATTGCTGAAGGCCTACCTCGGATAA